The proteins below are encoded in one region of Silene latifolia isolate original U9 population chromosome 2, ASM4854445v1, whole genome shotgun sequence:
- the LOC141640787 gene encoding uncharacterized protein LOC141640787, with the protein MPNELRMLFMSNDAASQNFRKYVLLYNSSFSFTSFGVKKDYRELWHRLHIADEIDRTVLLAGTSESEKKVSSREYYCYRLQIRPNDSSILLKSGRLLQQYMVYMYIKIETTRLDYIRNNQNIIRADLYQGIIDSYNAGQTQIERELLLFEEAQNRPDLVSRIVRVKLLELKKDICIRKIFGNVAGYIYVVEFQKRGLAHAHFLIILDSVNKIGTPYQYDEYVCAELPDSAENPTNPCMVHAVETTLLTPA; encoded by the exons ATGCCAAATGAACTTCGTATGTTGTTCATGTCAAACGACGCTGCTTCTCAAAATTTCAGAAAATATGTTCTGTTGTATAACAGTTCTTTCTCTTTTACTTCCTTTGGAGTTAAGAAAGATT ATAGAGAATTGTGGCATAGACTTCATATTGCTGATGAAATTGACAGGACTGTGCTTC TTGCAGGTACTTCTGAGTCTGAGAAAAAAGTATCAAGTAGAGAGTACTACTGCTACCGACTGCAAATTCGCCCAAATGATTCGTCAATATTGCTAAAAAGTGGTCGTCTTCTCCAACAATATATGGTCTATATGTATATCAAAATTGAGACAACGCGACTTGATTATATCAGGAATAATCAAAATATAATTCGGGCTGACTTATATCAAGGAATCATTGATAGCTACAACGCTGGACAGACAC AAATTGAGCGAGAGTTATTGCTCTTTGAGGAAGCGCAAAATAGACCTGATCTTGTTTCTCGCATTGTTCGAGTAAAACTTTTAGAGTTAAAGAAGGACATTTGTATTCGTAAGATATTTGGTAATGTTGCGGGTTACATTTACGTCGTTGAATTCCAGAAGCGAGGGCTCGCGCATGCACATTTTCTAATCATTCTAGATTCTGTTAACAAAATAGGAACGCCTTACCAGTATGATGAATATGTATGTGCAGAACTGCCTGATTCTGCCGAAAACCCTACTAATCCCTGCATGGTCCATGCGGTAGAGACAACCCTACTAACCCCTGCATAA